In a single window of the Branchiostoma floridae strain S238N-H82 chromosome 2, Bfl_VNyyK, whole genome shotgun sequence genome:
- the LOC118410041 gene encoding osteopetrosis-associated transmembrane protein 1-like has protein sequence MNVTFRVKILHVLCVTVLIISACKYGFAEEFDRTSDKLGSSEEGDRGFDILPGDEAEVTSQEMEETTHVTTPGREEQTVWSSKGFQVDHSNLTTTQSTYDSTIYASTTIVPSPFIHSHCERLLRKLGESASRFTHCSILHARPLGLCSGCMYEYTDFMKVFEAIIKEKDPTEGKSCEEVLLASDMTQIVVKTHQFIQSLWEASTCEQCFDIGPEVNGTLNYSLSNNTLHFQEMANKTLLCFAQHNNDTSNLPDVCKACKKPYDDLNNLYNSLKETAKLCVDIVDSMNSTRYTWSHRFKCLKQEQDTVAVAAIAVGLCILPVFFYIGSKINVEKIEKKLLKQKRFRPLDSAGLFQ, from the coding sequence ATGAATGTAACGTTTAGAGTAAAGATACTACATGTCCTCTGTGTCACCGTGTTGATTATATCAGCCTGTAAGTATGGCTTTGCCGAGGAGTTCGACAGAACAAGCGACAAGCTCGGCAGTAGTGAGGAAGGCGACCGTGGGTTCGACATACTTCCGGGTGATGAAGCTGAAGTTACTTCACAGGAGATGGAAGAAACAACACATGTGACAACACCTGGCCGAGAAGAACAAACGGTTTGGTCATCCAAAGGGTTCCAAGTTGACCACAGCAACCTAACAACGACTCAGAGCACCTATGACAGCACGATTTACGCATCAACGACTATAGTCCCGAGTCCATTCATCCATAGCCACTGTGAGAGACTGTTAAGAAAGTTGGGAGAATCGGCCTCACGTTTTACCCACTGCTCAATACTTCACGCCAGACCACTCGGGCTTTGTAGCGGCTGCATGTATGAATACACGGACTTCATGAAGGTTTTTGAGGCCATCATTAAGGAAAAAGACCCTACAGAAGGAAAGAGCTGTGAAGAGGTACTCCTGGCATCAGACATGACTCAGATAGTAGTGAAGACTCATCAGTTCATCCAGTCGCTGTGGGAGGCTTCGACGTGTGAACAGTGTTTCGACATCGGGCCTGAAGTGAACGGCACGTTGAACTACAGCCTGTCCAACAATACGCTGCACTTCCAGGAGATGGCCAATAAGACCCTGCTCTGCTTTGCTCAGCATAACAATGATACAAGTAATCTTCCCGATGTCTGCAAGGCCTGTAAGAAACCGTATGATGACCTGAATAACTTGTACAACTCACTGAAGGAGACGGCTAAGCTATGTGTGGATATAGTCGACTCTATGAACTCTACACGATACACCTGGAGCCACCGGTTTAAGTGTCTAAAACAGGAGCAGGACACAGTGGCAGTGGCGGCCATTGCGGTCGGGTTGTGCATTCTGCCTGTATTTTTCTACATAGGCAGTAAGATCAATGTGGAGAAAATTGAAAAGAAGCTGCTGAAACAAAAGAGGTTCCGTCCTCTTGATTCGGCCGGTTTGTTCCAGTGA
- the LOC118410439 gene encoding XK-related protein 4-like, producing MLLLPSNADRNGMFQHTCENMASGRANANTMSSSNRQQTPEPHCCGDLKTRYDRFLVWLYEEEFTYIDALFVFVGIVTFLADIVSDVVLAVRNYFLEGYYGWFAMTITFVLLPSIVLQLCSIRWYLQDRSKVPESERAGVLSCLWRGLLHFLQLGTMWRCVQALIYGFRSRRDHQKWYRKWLAEWTDVCLLRMFEAFLESAPQLVLQLYIMQVKGQSDPITVLAVGTSLASLSVALVSYHKSLREALPDADRITYTGVVLWVLWRLCTVTARVVAISLFASQFHWYTFAILGGHFIIMFVWRSCQDIRFYENRVEQTGFNIVIAFVNIFSWLSMVQESRSRYRATAFYALVYVENATMAGLWYWKMQQAGLRPVYLKPALLLVYVGFFVGIIFMSLHYLFCHPKQIPICIRPFDDVDGPNIDEVDGYDSNNKADGTEVNDRCQAKVPTMNFGFTCRWKVTEDDVKNFERRLSRSSTGRCSTDGKRKSCGEKPPPDETIGRAVSVDCGNLRENFYQECESCV from the exons ATGCTGCTTCTCCCCTCCAATGCAGACCGAAATGGTATGTTCCAGCACACCTGTGAGAACATGGCGTCAGGGCGGGCAAATGCGAACACTATGTCCTCATCCAACCGTCAACAAACGCCCGAACCCCACTGCTGTGGTGATTTAAAAACTCGCTACGACCGCTTCCTAGTCTGGTTGTACGAGGAAGAGTTCACCTACATTGACGCCTTGTTCGTTTTTGTTGGGATAGTCACTTTCCTGGCCGACATTGTCTCTGATGTGGTTCTAGCGGTGAGGAACTACTTTCTTGAAGGCTACTACGGTTGGTTTGCGATGACAATAACATTCGTTTTGCTGCCTTCCATCGTCCTTCAGTTGTGCAGCATACGGTGGTACCTACAGGACAGGAGCAAGGTTCCCGAGTCCGAGAGGGCAGGGGTTCTCTCGTGTTTGTGGAGGGGACTGCTGCATTTTCTACAGTTGGGCACAATGTGGAG ATGTGTCCAGGCACTGATCTACGGGTTCAGGAGCAGAAGAGACCACCAGAAGTGGTACCGGAAGTGGCTGGCAGAGTGGACAGACGTGTGTCTGCTAAGGATGTTCGAAGCCTTCCTGGAGTCTGCTCCTCAGCTGGTGCTGCAGCTGTACATCATGCAGGTCAAGGGTCAGAGTGATCCTATCACAG TGCTAGCCGTTGGCACATCTCTTGCGTCCCTGTCCGTTGCTCTGGTGTCCTACCACAAGTCCCTACGTGAAGCCCTCCCCGACGCCGACAGGATCACATACACGGGAGTTGTGCTCTGGGTGCTGTGGCGCCTCTGTACCGTCACCGCACGAGTCGTCGCCATCTCTCTCTTCGCCTCCCAGTTCCACTGGTACACGTTCGCCATCCTGGGCGGACACTTCATCATCATGTTCGTCTGGCGGTCGTGTCAGGACATCAGGTTTTACGAAAACCGTGTGGAACAGACAGGCTTCAACATCGTCATCGCGTTTGTCAACATCTTCTCCTGGCTGAGCATGGTGCAAGAGTCCCGGTCCCGGTACCGGGCTACTGCGTTCTACGCTCTAGTGTACGTGGAAAACGCGACCATGGCTGGTCTATGGTACTGGAAGATGCAACAAGCGGGACTGCGACCTGTCTACCTGAAACCGGCCCTGCTACTGGTCTACGTTGGGTTCTTTGTTGGCATCATCTTCATGTCGCTCCATTACCTATTCTGTCATCCAAAGCAAATACCGATTTGCATCCGTCCATTTGACGACGTGGATGGACCAAACATAGATGAAGTTGATGGATATGACAGCAATAACAAGGCGGACGGAACAGAAGTGAATGACCGCTGCCAAGCAAAGGTCCCAACCATGAACTTCGGCTTCACGTGTCGCTGGAAGGTGACAGAAGATGACGTGAAGAACTTCGAGCGTCGGTTGAGTAGGAGCAGCACGGGTCGGTGCAGCACCGATGGCAAGAGAAAGAGCTGCGGCGAAAAGCCGCCGCCAGACGAAACGATTGGACGTGCTGTGTCTGTGGACTGTGGCAATCTCAGAGAAAACTTCTACCAAGAGTGCGAATCATGCGTTTAA